A single region of the Amphiprion ocellaris isolate individual 3 ecotype Okinawa chromosome 4, ASM2253959v1, whole genome shotgun sequence genome encodes:
- the LOC111568503 gene encoding syntaxin-3-like, with amino-acid sequence MKDRLAQLKEKSDAGGGDDIQVPVENEAFMDDFFAQIEDIRISIDKIDESVTEIKKLYSTILSAPTSDQKTQDDVEALTNEIKKSANNARNKLKSIERQLESNTDERASADLRIRKSQHAILAKKFVEVMTKYNEAQVDFRDKSKGRIARQLEITGKATTDEELEEMLEGGNAAVFTAGIMDSKINQQALNEIEARHKDIMRLESSIKELHDMFVDIAMLVENQGGMIDRIESNMDQSVGFVERAVADTKKAAKFQQEARRKQMMIFCCCVILALVLGSFVYSFIK; translated from the exons ATGAAGGACCGACTGGCGCAGCTGAAGGAG AAGAGTGACGCCGGAGGAGGAGATGATATTCAGGTTCCTGTGGAGAACGAAGCGTTCATGGATGATTTCTTCGCACAG ATTGAAGATATCCGCATCAGCATCGACAAGATTGACGAGAGCGTCACAGAAATCAAAAAACTTTACTCCACCATTTTATCAGCGCCCACATCAGACCAGA aAACTCAGGATGACGTAGAAGCCCTCACCAACGAAATCAAAAAGTCAGCCAACAATGCAAGAAATAAGCTTAAAA GTATTGAACGACAGCTGGAGTCAAACACAGATGAGAGGGCCTCAGCTGACCTCCGGATACGCAAGTCACAG CATGCGATTCTGGCCAAGAAGTTCGTGGAGGTGATGACGAAGTACAACGAGGCTCAAGTCGACTTTCGAGACAAGAGCAAAGGACGAATCGCCCGACAGCTGGAGATCA CGGGGAAAGCAACGACTGACGAGGAGCTGGAAGAGATGCTGGAGGGAGGCAACGCTGCCGTCTTCACTGCCGGG ATAATGGACTCCAAGATCAACCAGCAGGCCCTGAATGAGATCGAGGCTCGTCATAAAGACATCATGAGGCTGGAGAGCAGCATAAAAGAGCTTCACGACATGTTTGTGGATATCGCCATGCTGGTTGAGAACCAG GGTGGCATGATTGACAGAATTGAGAGCAACATGGACCAGTCGGTGGGTTTTGTAGAGAGGGCGGTGGCCGACACCAAGAAGGCAGCAAAGTTCCAGCAGGAGGCCCGCAGG AAACAAATGATGATCTTCTGCTGCTGCGTCATCCTGGCCCTCGTCCTCGGCTCGTTTGTCTACAGCTTCATCAAGTAG